One part of the Caloenas nicobarica isolate bCalNic1 chromosome 38, bCalNic1.hap1, whole genome shotgun sequence genome encodes these proteins:
- the TUFM gene encoding elongation factor Tu, mitochondrial, translating to MALPAALLLRAREPARALRSRLGALSAGPPPRRALAAEDKRTFVRDKPHVNVGTIGHVDHGKTTLTAAITRYLSASGGARFRPYEEIDSAPEERARGITINAAHVEYSTPRRHYAHTDCPGHADYVKNMITGTAPLDGVILVVAAPDGQMPQTREHLLLAKQVGVQHVVVYVNKADAVGDPELLPLVELELRELLGEFGFDPDGTPVIVGSALCALQDRDPELGVQSVQKLLDAIDTHIPLPPRDLERPFLLPVEAVHSIPGRGTVVTGTLERGTIRKGDECEFLGYNRHLRSVVTGLEMFHKSLDRAEAGDNVGALLRGLRREDVRRGMVMGKPGSLRAHGKVEAQVYVLSPQEGGRHKPFVGNYTPVMFSQTWDIACRVILPPGKELVLPGEAARLQLLLRQPMVLQPGQRFTLRDGARTIGTGVVTHTLEPAPHEAWGA from the exons ATGGCGCTGCCGGCCGCGCTGCTGCTGCGGGCGCGGGAACCGGCCCGGG CCCTTCGTAGCCGCCTGGGAGCCCTGAGCGCC GgtccccccccgcgccgggcgcTGGCGGCCGAGGACAAACGGACGTTCGTTCGGGACAAACCGCACGTGAACGTGGGGACGATCGGACACGTGGACCACGGCAAGACCACGCTGACGGCCGCCATCACGCGCT ATCTGTCGGCGTCGGGCGGCGCGCGGTTCCGGCCGTACGAGGAGATCGACAGCGCCCCCGAGGAGCGCGCGCGCGGCATCACCATCAACGCGGCGCACGTGGAGTACAGCACCCCCCGCCGGCACTACGCGCACACCGACTGCCCCGGCCATGCCGACTACGTCAAG AACATGATCACGGGCACCGCGCCGCTGGACGGCGTCATCCTGGTGGTGGCCGCGCCCGACGGGCAGATGCCGCAGACCCGCGagcacctgctgctggccaagcAG GTGGGGGTCCAGCACGTGGTGGTCTATGTGAACAAGGCGGACGCCGTGGGGGACCCGGAGCTGCTGCCGCtggtggagctggagctgcgggagctgctgggggagtTCGGCTTCGACCCCGACGGGACCCCGGTGATCGTGGGCTCGGCGCTGTGCGCGCTGCAG GACCGTGACCCCGAGCTGGGGGTGCAGTCGGTGCAGAAGCTGCTGGACGCCATCGACACCCACATCCCGCTGCCCCCGCGCGACCTGGAGCGGCCGTTCCTGCTGCCCGTGGAGGCCGTGCACTCCATCCCGG GCCGCGGGACGGTGGTGACGGGGACGCTGGAACGCGGCACCATCCGCAAAGGGGACGAGTGCGAGTTCCTGGGCTACAACCGGCACCTGCGCTCCGTGGTCACCG GGCTGGAGATGTTCCACAAGTCGCTGGATCGCGCGGAGGCCGGGGACAACGTGGGCGCCCTGCTCAGGGGGCTGCGCCGCGAGGACGTGCGCAGGGGGATGGTCATGGGCAAACCCGGCAGCCTGCGCGCCCACGGCAAGGTGGAGGCGCAG GTGTACGTGCTGAGCCCCCAGGAGGGCGGGCGCCACAAACCCTTCGTGGGCAACTACACGCCGGTGATGTTCTCGCAGACCTGGGACATCGCCTGCAGGGTCATCCTGCCCCCCGGCAAG gagctggttctgcCCGGGGAGGCCGcgcggctgcagctgctgctgcgccAGCCCATGGTGCTGCAGCCCGGCCAGCGCTTCACCCTGCGCGACGGGGCCCGAACCATCGGCACCGGCGTCGTCACCCACACGCTGGAGCCCGCGCCGCACGAGGCCTGGGGGGCGTga